A single window of Larimichthys crocea isolate SSNF chromosome XII, L_crocea_2.0, whole genome shotgun sequence DNA harbors:
- the LOC109137661 gene encoding uncharacterized protein LOC109137661 isoform X1, whose amino-acid sequence MYSNKMSFDEGSRGIYRPIRVLFDTPIYERALQICWHSPSYKSMIALMSQLLRLQQKKQLPSEVTAENMSELLVEQSKETLRVQLWEFELDGYDADVRPLLQLVWEVNNSMKMRDIEFEARRLLSCPEAVPPHFQHPKIISQALKYAGILTEQQQKGPKSKLLCPMEVVLKVLPKVLQGFWLPPPNTSFNMPSQQLSKMAVGVTKAVQDRVSKALSSVLLQATFSSSIRDNMVLSIQEKVRQGYPQDVLVKRLNSFAAEVLNTITDVAVREICALFQPRTPQAVQTPSDEPPAQTAVQNDFDRSLDETEPEPEPAVVSTPPRPLTTSDELPAHTASPEPDSAVVCTPSCPLTTTD is encoded by the exons ATGtacagcaacaaaatgtccTTTGATGAAGGAAGCAGGGGCATCTACAGACCCATCAGG GTGTTGTTTGACACACCCATATATGAGCGGGCTCTGCAGATCTGCTGGCACTCACCCTCTTATAAGTCTATG ATTGCACTGATGTCTCAGTTGTTGAGGcttcagcagaaaaaacagcTCCCATCTGAGGTGACTGCTGAAAATATGAGTGAGCTGCTGGTTGAGCAGAGCAAAGAGACACTGAGAGTACA GCTCTGGGAGTTTGAACTGGACGGTTATGATGCTGACGTCAGGCCTCTTCTTCAGCTG GTGTGGGAGGTGAACAACAGCATGAAGATGAGAGACATTGAGTTTGAAGCCAGAAGGCTGCTCAGCTGTCCAGAGGCCGTCCCTCCTCATTTTCA ACATCCCAAGATCATCAGCCAGGCCCTGAAGTATGCCGGGATCCTGACCGAGCAGCAGCAAAAAGGCCCCAAGTCCAAACTGCTCTGCCCAATGGAGGTGGTGTTAAAGGTGCTTCCAAAAGTCCTGCAGGGCTTCTGGTTGCCCCCTCCAAACACCTCCTTCAACATGCCCTCCCAGCAGCTGAGTAAAATGGCTGTTGGGGTGACAAAAGCAGTCCAGGACCGGGTATCCAAGGCTCTGTCCTCCGTGCTCCTTCAGgccactttctcctcctccatcagagaCAACATGGTCCTGTCTATCCAGGAAAAGGTTAGACAGGGTTACCCTCAAGACGTCCTGGTGAAGCGGCTCAACAGCTTTGCAGCAGAGGTGCTGAACACCATCACTGATGTTGCAGTGAGAGAGATATGTGCGCTGTTTCAGCCTCGGACTCCACAAGCTGTTCAGACCCcctctgatgaacctcctgcacAAACTGCCGTCCAGAATGACTTTGACAGAAGCCTGGATgaaactgaaccagaaccagagccggCTGTGGTTTCCACTCCACCACGTCCTCTGACCACCTCTGATGAActtcctgcccacactgccagtccagaaccagactcggctgtggtttgTACTCCatcatgtcctctgaccaccactgattaa
- the LOC109137661 gene encoding uncharacterized protein LOC109137661 isoform X2 yields the protein MSFVEGSMTIYRPIRVLFDTPIYERALQICWHSPSYKSMIALMSQLLRLQQKKQLPSEVTAENMSELLVEQSKETLRVQLWEFELDGYDADVRPLLQLVWEVNNSMKMRDIEFEARRLLSCPEAVPPHFQHPKIISQALKYAGILTEQQQKGPKSKLLCPMEVVLKVLPKVLQGFWLPPPNTSFNMPSQQLSKMAVGVTKAVQDRVSKALSSVLLQATFSSSIRDNMVLSIQEKVRQGYPQDVLVKRLNSFAAEVLNTITDVAVREICALFQPRTPQAVQTPSDEPPAQTAVQNDFDRSLDETEPEPEPAVVSTPPRPLTTSDELPAHTASPEPDSAVVCTPSCPLTTTD from the exons GTGTTGTTTGACACACCCATATATGAGCGGGCTCTGCAGATCTGCTGGCACTCACCCTCTTATAAGTCTATG ATTGCACTGATGTCTCAGTTGTTGAGGcttcagcagaaaaaacagcTCCCATCTGAGGTGACTGCTGAAAATATGAGTGAGCTGCTGGTTGAGCAGAGCAAAGAGACACTGAGAGTACA GCTCTGGGAGTTTGAACTGGACGGTTATGATGCTGACGTCAGGCCTCTTCTTCAGCTG GTGTGGGAGGTGAACAACAGCATGAAGATGAGAGACATTGAGTTTGAAGCCAGAAGGCTGCTCAGCTGTCCAGAGGCCGTCCCTCCTCATTTTCA ACATCCCAAGATCATCAGCCAGGCCCTGAAGTATGCCGGGATCCTGACCGAGCAGCAGCAAAAAGGCCCCAAGTCCAAACTGCTCTGCCCAATGGAGGTGGTGTTAAAGGTGCTTCCAAAAGTCCTGCAGGGCTTCTGGTTGCCCCCTCCAAACACCTCCTTCAACATGCCCTCCCAGCAGCTGAGTAAAATGGCTGTTGGGGTGACAAAAGCAGTCCAGGACCGGGTATCCAAGGCTCTGTCCTCCGTGCTCCTTCAGgccactttctcctcctccatcagagaCAACATGGTCCTGTCTATCCAGGAAAAGGTTAGACAGGGTTACCCTCAAGACGTCCTGGTGAAGCGGCTCAACAGCTTTGCAGCAGAGGTGCTGAACACCATCACTGATGTTGCAGTGAGAGAGATATGTGCGCTGTTTCAGCCTCGGACTCCACAAGCTGTTCAGACCCcctctgatgaacctcctgcacAAACTGCCGTCCAGAATGACTTTGACAGAAGCCTGGATgaaactgaaccagaaccagagccggCTGTGGTTTCCACTCCACCACGTCCTCTGACCACCTCTGATGAActtcctgcccacactgccagtccagaaccagactcggctgtggtttgTACTCCatcatgtcctctgaccaccactgattaa